Below is a genomic region from Streptantibioticus cattleyicolor NRRL 8057 = DSM 46488.
TTGCCGGGCTGCCGGCGCTTGAGGGCGACCAGCTCCATCAGGCAGGCGGTCAGCTCCTCGTTGGCGCGCATCACGTCCTGGCCGTCGAAGATGGCGGCCATGTTGGCGGTGAGCCGGTCGCCGATGCCGGCCGGGCAGCCGAAGAGCTGGTTGAACAGCAGCAGCGGCAGGAGCTTGGCGTAGTCGTTGAGCAGATCGGCCATGCCGCGCTCGCTGAACTGGTCCAGCAGGTAGTCGGCGATCCGCTCGACGTCCCGGCCCAGCCGGTTGACGTTGAGCCGGCCCAGGCTGTCGGTGACCGCCTTGCGCAGCCGCAGGTGCTCGGTGCCGTCGGTGAACAGGCAGTTGGGCCGGTAGACCATCATCGGCAGGACGGGGCTGTCGAGCGCCACGCGCCCCTCGGCCAGCGCCTTCCACCGCCGCGAGTCCCGGGCGAAGAGCGCCGGGCTCTGCAACACCCGCAGCGCCGACTCGTGCTCGGTCACCAGCGTGGCCTCCACGCCGGGGGCCAGCTCGACCGGCGCGGCCGGACCGTACGCGCGCAACCGGTCGTAGACCGCGCCCGGATCGGCCGCGAACTCCTCGCCGTACAGCGGCATGCGCGCGGCCTGGGTGGTGTGGTGCGCCGGGCACCCCACGGGCGTGGCCGGCGGGATGGGCCCTTGCCGAGAATCCATGCGTATTTCCTTGGTGAGATCCGGGACGCGTACGGCCCGGCAGCGGGAGGGGAAAGGGGGAACAGGGTCAGGAGACGCGCTGGAGGAGGTGGCGGACGAGGGTGATCAGCGCCCCGGACGAGGTCTTCGCGTCCCGTGCGTCGCAGAACACCACCGGGGTGTGCGGCAGCAGGTCCAGCGCCTCACGCAGTTCGTCCTCGGCGAACCGGGGCTGGGCCGCGAAGGAGTTGACCGCCACGCAGTATTCGAGGCCGTACTTCTCGACCAGGTCGATGACGGGGAAGGACTCGGCGAGCCGGGAGGGGTCGACCAGCAGCAGCGCGCCGAGCGCGCCGCGGGCCATGTCCTCCCACACCTGCATGAATCGCTGCTGACCGGGGGTGCCGAACAGGTACAGCACCAGGTCCTCGCCGAGCGTGAGCCGGCCGAAGTCCAGGGCGACCGTCGTGGTCTCCTTGTCGGGGACCCCCCGCAGGTCGTCGATGTGCGCCGAGGCCTGCGTCATCCGCTCCTCGGTGCGCAGCGGCGTGATCTCCGACAGGGTGCCGATGAGCGTCGTCTTGCCGACCGCGAAGTGCCCCACGACCAGGATCTTGACGGCGGTCGTCACCGCGTCCGGGACGTAGCGCCGCTCAGCCGAATCGACGTTCGAGTCCATGCAACACCTTCTCGATGATTGTCCTGTCGACGGCTTGAGCGGGCGGTGGCGGTGCGCGGTGGAGTAAGTGGCCCTGTTCGTGTAAGTCGGTCAGCAGCAGCCGTACCACGCCCACCGGCAGCTCCAGGTGGGCTGCGACCTCGGCCACCGACAGGTAGCCGCCGGAGCACAACTCCCAGATGGCGCGGGCCTCCGGGCCCAGCCGGGGCGGCTCCTCCCGGTCGGGTGCGACGGTGACCAGGGTGACGAGGGAGAACGCGTCCGCGGCGGGCAGCGAACGCCCGCCGGTGATGACGTAGGAGCGGACGAAACCCCCGGTGACCGGCTGCTCCTCGCCGGAGTCGGTCATGAGCCGATACCGGGGTTGCGGCGCACCGGGCTGGTCATGGCCTTCCCCAGCGCGCTCACCTGCTGCTGCATCCGGAACGACATCGCCTCCATGTCCACGTCCGGCGCCGCCGACACGGCCAGATAGGCGCCGCTGCCGGCCGCGATCAGGAAGACCCAGCCGTGGTCGTACTCCACCAGCGTCTGGCGCCAGTTGCCGAATTCACCGCTGCTCTTGCCCTCGACGAACGGGGCGACGGCCCGGCTCAGCGACTGCATCGAGCTCATCGCGGCGGCGTTGGTCTCCGCCGCGTCCCGGCCGATGTCGCTGGAGCGTTCCATCAGCAGCCCGTCGGCCGAGACGAGGATGGCGTGCCGGGCACCGGGGACCTGGAGCACGTCGTTGAGCACCCACGAGAGATCGGGTTTCACTGGAGTTCGGATCCTTCCTCGGCAGACATGTCACGTCCGGACAGCGTTCCGCGCTGGAACGCGCCGAGCCGCGACGGGGTGTCCTCGACCCCCCGTGGCGGCTCGCCGAGCCGTATCGGGCCGGCGGAGACCGACTGCGGCTGCGGGACGACCGAGACCGGGCTCTTGCGGCGGCGCTTGGGCAGCCCGCCCGCCGTCGTCCCGGCGCGCTCCGGCGCCGGTGCCGCGTCGGCCACCGGGGCGAGCCGCTGGGGGGCGGGCTCCGGCTCGCTCCCCTCGGCGGCCGGCACCTCGACCGGCGGGGGCGGCGCGACGTCGTTGGTGAGCAGTTCGGACGGGAGGAGAACCACCGCGCGTACCCCCCCGTAGGGCGAGACGGAGTCGACGGAGACGCTGAAGCCGTACCGGGCGGCCAGCATGCCGCAGACGGCGAAGCCGAACTTGGGCGGGTTGCCCAGGCTGGTGATGCTGATCGGCGAGCGCGGACGGAGCAGTTCGGACGCCCGCTCCTTCTCCTCCTGGCTCATCCCGAGCCCGGCGTCGTCGACGATCAGGCAGACGCCCTTGGGCACCGACTGGATGTTGATCTCGACCGGGGCGCCGGGGGCGGAGTAGTTGGTGGCGTTGGCCAGCAGCTCCGCCAGCACCACGGCGACCGGCTCGACGGCCTTGCTGGCCACCGAGACGCTCAACTGCGCGTGGATGCGGACCCGGTCGAAGTGGCGGATCCGGCCCTGGGCGCTGCGGGCCACGTCGTAGATGGAGGCCACCTCCTCCCGGCGGCCCAGCCAGCCGCCGCACAGCACCGCGATGCCCTGCGCCCGGCGCCCGAACTGGCTGTTGGTGTGGTCGACCATCATCAGGTCGGCCAGGATCTGCGGGTCGTCGCCGTACTTCTTCTGCACCTTGTCGATGACGACCTGCTGCTCGTCGGCGAGCACCTGGAGGGTGCGCATCGCCGCCTTGAGCACCGCCTTGGTGTCCTCCTCCGCGTCGTTGCGGACCTCGGTGAGCGCGACGGCGTGCTGCTCGCGCATCCGCGAGACCACCGCGTCCAGCTCGTCGTGCCGGCGTTGCAGCCGCTGGCGTTCCTCCTCCAGCTCCGCGTTGCCCCTGCGCAGACGGAGGTTGATCCGGCGGCTGCGGGGAAAGGCGACGGCGACGACTAACAGGACGAAGAGCAAGGCCCAGAAGAAGGGATCTTTCACCAATGACGTCATGAGACTCTTTTCCAGTGGCATTCCGACGGGCGAAACGCCGCCCCGTCACCGGCCCGTGGTCGTCGGCGGCCCCCACCGCGTCTGCCCCACCAGGCTGGTAACGCCCCCCGGTAGCAACGCATAACGCTGCGGCAGCGTACTAGACCCTGGCACCGGAGATCGACCCCCGTCATGGCCCCGGGACCACCCGCCGGAGCACACCCCCATCCGCGCGCCCCGCCCCCGCGCCGCCGGTTGCCCCCCAGGTCAAGCCACCCTGTCCGAAAGGGAGTTGGCGCGCGCGCCCGTTCCTTGGGACCCGTCACGGCCACCCGGCCCCGCCGTTCACCCGATGCGTGGACAAGGGCACGGAGACCGTCACACGGGGTTCATCCGAGGCCGCAGACTGGTCGCCGACAGCTCTCGACGGTGAGGGGACGCGGCGGGATGAACACGGTGTGGCAGCAGTACGTGGACCGGCATCTGGTGGGCACCAGGCAGATGCGGCACGGGGCGATCCTGGGGCTCAACGGGAGTACGTGGGGCGCGTCGGCCGGGTTCGCCGTCCGGCCGGACGAGGGACGTTCGCTCGCCCTGCTCCTCGGTGAACGCTCCATCGCCGGACGGGTGTTCACCGTGGGCGGCGCCCGGTACACCGCCGGCCGCTGCGACCCGCACGTGGTGCACGGCACCAACAGCGACAGCGGCCTGGTCGCCCTCCAGGCCCGTGGAGCGCTGGTCGTCGGCGTCTACGACGGCCGGGACGTGCCCGAGCGCGCCAGGGAGGCCGTCGAGAAACTGGCCCGGCGCCTCCTCGACGACCGGGGCTGACCCCGCTCAGCCGGGGCACCGCGTGACGGCGAGCACCGCCATGTCGTCGTCGCGCGGCCCGCCGGTCCACTGCGTCACGTCCCGCACCAGCGCCTCCACCACGTCCTCCGGCCCCCGGGACGGGCCCCGGCCGGCGAGCCGGTCCACCGGTTCGTAGAAGACCCCGTGGCGGTCGCGGGCCTCCGTCACCCCGTCGGTGACCAGCAGCAGCGTGCCGCCGACCGGGAACGGCCGGCTCTCGGCGGGCGCCTGCGCCGCCCCCAGCACGCTCATCCCCAGCGGCAGCCCCGGCTCGTCCGGCTCCAGCGCCGTCACCGTGCCGCCGTGGAGGAGGTACGGCGCGGGGTGGCCGCAGTTGAGCAGCCACACCTCCGCCGCGTCCGGGGGGACTTCGGCCAGCACCGCCGTGACGAACCCCTCCAGCCGCACGTCCTCCTCGCGCCGGGCCGCCTCCCTCAGCAACGCTGCCTCCAGGTGTCCGGCGAGCGTCCCCAGATCCGGCGCCTGCTCCGCCGCCTCCCGGAACGTGCCGAGCAGCACGGAGACCACCCCCACCGCGCCCAGCCCCTTTCCCCGCACGTCCGCGATGAGCAGCCGGATGCCGTACGGCGTGTCCTGGACGGCGTAGGCGTCGCCGCCGATCTGCGCCTCGTCCTGCGCCGCCTGGTAGACCGCGGCCACCGCCAGCGGACCCACCCGGGACGGCGGCACCGGCAGCACCGCGCGCTGCGCCGCCTCCGCGACCGAACGCACCACGGCCAGCCGCCGCCCGTGCCGGGCGATCACCCGGTTCACCCCCAGGCCCACGAGCGCCGCGAAGACCGCGTTGGCCAACTGCACCGCGCCGGCCGGGTGCCCGAGGTAACCGTCCTTCGCCACCAGCGCGACCTCGCCCAGCACCACCGCCGCCCCGGCCGCGACGGTATGGCGCAGCGAACACAACGCCCCCGCCACCACCACGGAGGCGGCCAGCATCGGATCACCCCAGTAGTCCTGCGGCGACAGCACGTTCCAGACGATCCCGCCGGCGATCAGCGCGGCCGGCGCGAACGACACGTACCGGGGCCACCCCGTCCCCGAGGAGAGTGGGTCCATCCGCGCCCCGATCCCGCGTCCGACCGGCCATGCCCGGACCGTCATGCTACGGACCCGCCCGCGCCCGCCGTACCGCGCACCGCCGAGACCGCACCCGGACGGCCGCGGGGGGCGGTCACGTCATCCGGCGGCTGCCCACCGGGGCGACGGGGCGGGGTGACGCTCGCGCGCAGGCGCTGACCCCGGGGCGGATCCGCTGTCGCGCCGGGTGTCCGTGGTGGCGTGGATAATGCGTTGGCCGCCGCGTCGCGCCCGGCCCGGCGGCTCCGCCCGACGACCCACGGAGACACGATGAGCACGGCCCGAAGGACGGACCCGCCCGCGCCGCACGTTGCCGACAGCCACGACCTCATCCGCGTGCGGGGCGCGCGTGAGCACAACCTCAAGGACGTCAGCGTCGCGTTGCCGAAGCGCCGGCTGACGGTGTTCACCGGGGTCTCCGGGTCGGGCAAGAGCTCGCTGGTGTTCGGCACGATCGCCGCCGAGTCGCAGCGGATGATCAACGAGACGTACAGCGCCTTCGTGCAGGGCTTCATGCCGACCCTGGCGCGGCCCGACGTCGACGTGCTCGACGGGCTGACCACCGCGATCATCGTCGACCAGGAACGCATCGGCGCCAACTCGCGCTCCACCGTCGGCACCGTCACCGACGTCAACGCCATGCTGCGCATCCTGTTCAGCCGGCTCGGGCAGCCGCACATCGGCTCGCCCAAGGCGTTCTCCTTCAACGTCCCTTCGGTCAGCGGGGCGGGCGCGGTCACCTTCGAGCGCGGCGGGAAGACGGTGAAGGAGCGGCGTGAGTTCAGCGTCACCGGCGGTATGTGCCCGCGCTGCGAGGGCATGGGCACCGCCTCCGACATCGACCTCACCCAGCTCTTCGACGACACCAAGGCGCTCAACGAGGGCGCCCTGGCCATCCCCGGCTACAAGGCGGGCGGCTGGAACCACCGGCTCTACAGCGAGTCGGGCCTGTTCGACCCGGACAAGCCGATCCGTGACTTCACCGAGCGGGAACGCCACGACTTCCTCCACCGCGAGCCGGTCAGGATGAAGATCGCGGGCATCAACATGACCTACGAGGGGCTGATCCCGCGGATCCAGAAGTCGATGCTGTCCAAGGACCGGGAGGCGATGCAGCCGCACGTCCGGGAGTTCGTGGACCGGGCGGTCACCTTCACCACCTGTCCCGACTGCGCCGGCACCCGGCTGAACGAGGCGGCCCGCTCGTCGAAGATCGACGGGATCAGCATCGCCGACGCCTGCGCGATGCAGATCAGCGACCTGGCCGCCTGGGTCCGCGGCCTCGACGAGGCGTCGGTCGCGCCGCTGCTCGACGCGCTCCGCCAGACCCTCGACTCCTTCGTGGAGATCGGGCTCGGCTACCTCTCGCTCGACCGGCCGTCGGGCACCCTGTCCGGCGGTGAGGCGCAGCGCACCAAGATGATCCGCCACCTCGGCTCCTCGCTCACCGATGTCACCTACGTCTTCGACGAGCCCACCATCGGACTGCACCCGCACGACATCCAGCGGATGAACGGGCTGCTGCTGCGGTTGCGGGACAAGGGCAACACGGTGCTGGTGGTGGAGCACAAGCCGGAGGTGATCGCCATCGCCGACCACGTCGTGGACCTCGGCCCCGGCGCGGGCACGGCGGGCGGCACCGTCTGCTTCGAGGGCACCGTGGCGGGGCTGCGGGGATCCGGCACGATCACCGGCCGCCACCTCGACGACCGGGCCGCGCTGAAGAAGACGGTGCGCGAGCCCACCGGCACGCTGCCGATCCGGGGCGCGTCGGCGCACAACCTGCGCGACGTCGACGTGGACGTCCCGCTGGGGGTGCTGGTCGTCGTCACCGGGGTGGCCGGCTCCGGCAAGAGCTCGCTGGTGCACGGGTCGATCCCGGCCGGAGCGGGCGTGGTCTCGATCGACCAGGGGGCGATCCGCGGCTCGCGGCGCAGCAACCCGGCGACCTAC
It encodes:
- a CDS encoding GTP-binding protein; protein product: MDSNVDSAERRYVPDAVTTAVKILVVGHFAVGKTTLIGTLSEITPLRTEERMTQASAHIDDLRGVPDKETTTVALDFGRLTLGEDLVLYLFGTPGQQRFMQVWEDMARGALGALLLVDPSRLAESFPVIDLVEKYGLEYCVAVNSFAAQPRFAEDELREALDLLPHTPVVFCDARDAKTSSGALITLVRHLLQRVS
- a CDS encoding DUF742 domain-containing protein, yielding MTDSGEEQPVTGGFVRSYVITGGRSLPAADAFSLVTLVTVAPDREEPPRLGPEARAIWELCSGGYLSVAEVAAHLELPVGVVRLLLTDLHEQGHLLHRAPPPPAQAVDRTIIEKVLHGLERRFG
- a CDS encoding roadblock/LC7 domain-containing protein, with amino-acid sequence MKPDLSWVLNDVLQVPGARHAILVSADGLLMERSSDIGRDAAETNAAAMSSMQSLSRAVAPFVEGKSSGEFGNWRQTLVEYDHGWVFLIAAGSGAYLAVSAAPDVDMEAMSFRMQQQVSALGKAMTSPVRRNPGIGS
- a CDS encoding ATP-binding protein; amino-acid sequence: MTSLVKDPFFWALLFVLLVVAVAFPRSRRINLRLRRGNAELEEERQRLQRRHDELDAVVSRMREQHAVALTEVRNDAEEDTKAVLKAAMRTLQVLADEQQVVIDKVQKKYGDDPQILADLMMVDHTNSQFGRRAQGIAVLCGGWLGRREEVASIYDVARSAQGRIRHFDRVRIHAQLSVSVASKAVEPVAVVLAELLANATNYSAPGAPVEINIQSVPKGVCLIVDDAGLGMSQEEKERASELLRPRSPISITSLGNPPKFGFAVCGMLAARYGFSVSVDSVSPYGGVRAVVLLPSELLTNDVAPPPPVEVPAAEGSEPEPAPQRLAPVADAAPAPERAGTTAGGLPKRRRKSPVSVVPQPQSVSAGPIRLGEPPRGVEDTPSRLGAFQRGTLSGRDMSAEEGSELQ
- a CDS encoding profilin, which produces MNTVWQQYVDRHLVGTRQMRHGAILGLNGSTWGASAGFAVRPDEGRSLALLLGERSIAGRVFTVGGARYTAGRCDPHVVHGTNSDSGLVALQARGALVVGVYDGRDVPERAREAVEKLARRLLDDRG
- a CDS encoding PP2C family protein-serine/threonine phosphatase — encoded protein: MDPLSSGTGWPRYVSFAPAALIAGGIVWNVLSPQDYWGDPMLAASVVVAGALCSLRHTVAAGAAVVLGEVALVAKDGYLGHPAGAVQLANAVFAALVGLGVNRVIARHGRRLAVVRSVAEAAQRAVLPVPPSRVGPLAVAAVYQAAQDEAQIGGDAYAVQDTPYGIRLLIADVRGKGLGAVGVVSVLLGTFREAAEQAPDLGTLAGHLEAALLREAARREEDVRLEGFVTAVLAEVPPDAAEVWLLNCGHPAPYLLHGGTVTALEPDEPGLPLGMSVLGAAQAPAESRPFPVGGTLLLVTDGVTEARDRHGVFYEPVDRLAGRGPSRGPEDVVEALVRDVTQWTGGPRDDDMAVLAVTRCPG
- a CDS encoding ATP-binding cassette domain-containing protein, encoding MSTARRTDPPAPHVADSHDLIRVRGAREHNLKDVSVALPKRRLTVFTGVSGSGKSSLVFGTIAAESQRMINETYSAFVQGFMPTLARPDVDVLDGLTTAIIVDQERIGANSRSTVGTVTDVNAMLRILFSRLGQPHIGSPKAFSFNVPSVSGAGAVTFERGGKTVKERREFSVTGGMCPRCEGMGTASDIDLTQLFDDTKALNEGALAIPGYKAGGWNHRLYSESGLFDPDKPIRDFTERERHDFLHREPVRMKIAGINMTYEGLIPRIQKSMLSKDREAMQPHVREFVDRAVTFTTCPDCAGTRLNEAARSSKIDGISIADACAMQISDLAAWVRGLDEASVAPLLDALRQTLDSFVEIGLGYLSLDRPSGTLSGGEAQRTKMIRHLGSSLTDVTYVFDEPTIGLHPHDIQRMNGLLLRLRDKGNTVLVVEHKPEVIAIADHVVDLGPGAGTAGGTVCFEGTVAGLRGSGTITGRHLDDRAALKKTVREPTGTLPIRGASAHNLRDVDVDVPLGVLVVVTGVAGSGKSSLVHGSIPAGAGVVSIDQGAIRGSRRSNPATYTGLLDPVRKAFAKANGVKPGLFSANSEGACPSCNGAGVVYTDLAMMAGVATVCEECEGKRFEASVLEYRLGGRDISEVLAMPVSEAEEFFGTGEARTPAAHRILRRLSDVGLGYLTLGQPLTTLSGGERQRLKLATHMGDKGGVYVLDEPTAGLHLADVEQLLGLLDRLVDSGTSVIVVEHHQAVMAHADWIIDLGPGAGHDGGRVVFEGTPADLVAARSTLTGEHLAAYVGG